From a single Gavia stellata isolate bGavSte3 chromosome 37, bGavSte3.hap2, whole genome shotgun sequence genomic region:
- the CST7 gene encoding cystatin-F, translating into MAVNFTCSFAALCCLALWGFTRTSAATYVPPPHSTMKPGFPVPMNTDNPGVRKAARFGVYRYNNSSNDLFLFKESQINKAMVQIVRGLKYMLHVEIGRTVCEKREHSSLDSCQFQRKKTLQQMLRCYFEVWITPWLHKAYVPVALCH; encoded by the exons ATGGCAGTGAACTTCACCTGCAGCTTCGCCGCACTTTGCTGTTTAGCACTCTGGGGCTTCACCAGGACTTCAGCTG ctACATATGTACCACCACCTCATTCGACCATGAAACCCGGCTTCCCTGTCCCGATGAACACCGACAACCCTGGTGTTCGCAAGGCCGCTCGCTTTGGGGTTTACAGATACAACAACAGTTCCAACGACCTCTTTCTGTTTAAGGAATCACAAATAAACAAAGCCATGGTACAG ATTGTCAGAGGGCTGAAATACATGCTCCACGTGGAAATTGGACGCACTGTGTGTGAGAAGAGGGAGCACTCCAGCCTGGACAGCTGTCaattccagaggaaaaaaaccctgcaacaG ATGCTGAGATGCTATTTTGAGGTCTGGATAACGCCTTGGTTACATAAAGCGTATGTCCCTGTTGCTCTCTGTCACTGA